CTTCCTGCTCGCCTCCGGCTTGCCGACAAAGCGCTCCGGAAAGCGTCAGCGACAAGACATCCGGCAGACACCTGGAGGCAACCTTCAGCCCGAAAGATATTGAGTCGGGGAGGTCTCGCAGTCGAAAGGACCAATCATGGCAAGCAATGAGCGCACAAAGGTCAGCTCCTGTCAGGAACTCATGGCGGGCGACGCCATCGAAGCGTTCTGTAAGAACACGCTGGTGCACCGCGGCCCGGTCACGGATACCGCCCCCGAGCATGGTTTGTTCTGGATCCTTGACATCGTCACTGGAGGACGACGTCTCCTGGATGTGTCGGAGTTTGAAATAGTGCGCCTGCCCCAGCACTATCACGAAGTCCTGGTGGGCTCCGCGCAAAGCGGTTAGAAACGGCTGAACCGCATGGCTCACGGTTTACACGTTTCTATCAGTGCCGGCCCCGATAACTGCGCAGCCATGACTCAGGCCACCTAACCCCGGATCTCACTCATCGGGGTACTGAGATCAGGCAGCATGACCTCGGGGATGGCGGCGGGTACCAGGCCACGAGGATTCTGTGGCGGGAGTCACCGGTAGGCTTTCCGGCATGTCTAGCATCCTGGTGGAACTTGGCGCCCCGGTCCGGACAGACTGATGCGGTCCCGGCTGGCAACTTGCGCGAAATGGACGCAAGCTGAGTAGGGGGTCATAAGGGGTGTGCCTGTAGGCACCCCCGTTGCAGAGGAAGGACCTGGAATTCCAAAACCAAAACGGCAACGCAGTCCGTTGTTGCGCAAATACCTCAACGCTGGCCGCCCCGCCGATGCGAAAGCCAGTGACCTCGGCATGCTCAAGCCGATCGAGCCGGCCGCACGACAGGAGGGGATGCCCCTCCTCGGCGATGGTCAGGTCTACGTGATGAAGTACGGGAACGAGTACCACACGGCGTGGTGCCACATTGTGGCCGACAAGTGGGCCCACGCACCCAGAGGCCTGCTGGTGACCATGGTGGCCGACGTCGGGATGCGGAGCCGTTGCCTGGAATGCGACCGGGTCCTGACGGCAGCCAGAACGTCGTCTGCCCGGCACGACCAGGTGCAGGCTCCGCCCTCTCCCGCACGCCCGCCGCGTGACATGGTGATCCCGCTGCGCGTCGTTGGGGCCGCCCATGGCATCCTCTTCCTGGCGGCTGAGGCGGAATTTCAGAACCGCTTGAGGGAGACCGCGGTAGAGCCGGCCACCCCGCTGCTCGTCGACGGCCGGCGGGAGGGGATGGTGTTGCGGGTGGACGCCGCCCGCGAGGAGCCCCTCCTGGTTGTCCAGTTGGATCCGCGCGCCACGTTCCGCGATGGTTTGTACCAGGTCCGCCTTCGTCGTCCCCTGCAGCGCTCGGCGGCCAAACCTTATGCAGTTGACTCCGTTGAATCGGTCCCGTGGGCGTAGCACGCGCACGCCCGTGTCAGGTCTCTCTCTGTCCGAGTTCTCGGCGTTCGTGTGTTTGGCCGAAGGGCACGTCGGGGCTGACGGCGACCGTGTAGCGGGTATAGCCGTGCTGGGTGACCAGGATGCCGTGGCGGCCCTCCTGCATGGCGTGCTGGCGGACGGTCTCCACTGCGGCATTGAGGTCGCTTTCAACCATGTGCGCGTCGTACGCGGTGATTTCCAGGACGAGGTCTGAGTGGCGCTTGATCATGGTGGTTTCTTTCTTTGGGCCGGGCAGCACGTTCGGCAGGGGTGCTCCACAATGGCTGGGCACGTCCGGCGAGGCTGAAAGGCTGTGATTCGAGAGGGAGTGCCCGGCATCCTCTTAATGGCTCGGGGCGCAAGATATGGACCGTGAATGTTTAGTGCTGGCGGCGGACCACGACCCGCACTGCGGACGAAATCCGATCCCTGACTCAGGGCACCGGGTGCGTGGGCCTTCCTCGGCGCTGGCCCGTCGAAGCCTCCGCCCCCGCGTGAACGCGAATTTCACAGCCGCCCACTTTGTGAAAAGTTTTTTCTTCGTTTACCTCCGGTGTTCCCGTCCGTTCACTCACACACCTAGCTTGAACTTGTGAGCACGCAACAACTCAAAGCCCCCGCCAGGCACCAAGCCGGATTCCTTGAATCCGTCCGGGAAAGCCTGGCCTCTTTCTCCGCGGTGGAACTGCGCATCGCCCGTGCGATCCTGGGAGATCCGCAGGACATCATCGATCGGTCGATCGGCCAGTTCGCGGCTGAGGCAGGAGTTTCGTCCGCGTCCGTAGTACGGTTCTGCCAAAGCATGGGACTGGCCGGGTTCCAGGCCCTAAAACTGGTCCTGACCCGTGAGTCGCCGTCCGATAATGTGCAGCTTGCCGATATCGAGGCCGATGACGATGAACGGACCGTCAGCCGGAAGGTAGTTCTCAGTTCGGCCGAGGCCTTACAGTCTGCGGCGGGGAACATCGACCACGGCAGCGTGGCTGAAGTTGCGGCACGTATCGGCAGGGCACGCAGAACCCTGGTTTTGGGCATCGGGACGTCGGCTCCGTTGGCCGCGGATGTGGCCTATCGCCTGGCCTTGGTGGGAGTCGATGCTGTGTTTGCCGCCGATGCCCATGTCCAGAACATCATGGCCAGCCGCCTGACCCGGGAGGACGCCTGCCTTATCGTCAGCCATACGGGTTCCACAACGGAAACACTGGCAGCATCACGGGCAGCGAAGGAAACAGGGGCAGCGACTGTAGCAGTCACCAGTTTTACCGGAACACCGCTGACTGACCTGGTGGATCTGTCAGTGGTGGCTGGCAGCCAGGAAACGGCCTACCGGGTTGATGCCATGACCAGCCGGGTGGTGCATCTGGCCGTTCTGGACGCCATTGTGGTCTTGCTGACTCACGGATCCCACCAGCGTATGGCTGCCCTGTCCGCCAGCAACGACATTCTCTCCCAACTTCACCGCAGTTAGCCCACTT
The Arthrobacter sp. PGP41 genome window above contains:
- a CDS encoding MurR/RpiR family transcriptional regulator — encoded protein: MSTQQLKAPARHQAGFLESVRESLASFSAVELRIARAILGDPQDIIDRSIGQFAAEAGVSSASVVRFCQSMGLAGFQALKLVLTRESPSDNVQLADIEADDDERTVSRKVVLSSAEALQSAAGNIDHGSVAEVAARIGRARRTLVLGIGTSAPLAADVAYRLALVGVDAVFAADAHVQNIMASRLTREDACLIVSHTGSTTETLAASRAAKETGAATVAVTSFTGTPLTDLVDLSVVAGSQETAYRVDAMTSRVVHLAVLDAIVVLLTHGSHQRMAALSASNDILSQLHRS